The nucleotide sequence GTCGGAAATCACGGCTTGAAAGCGGTACACGCGTTCTGGCGACGGCAAGTAACTCGAGATCATTTTTTCCTCGCCGGAACCCTGGTAGCAAGACCGGCGACCAAGCAGCCGATTGAGCAAATCCCGCTCGGCGTGTATGTCCACTCCCTCACCGCCGCAGAACGCACCGAGTTCGGCTTCGACGCCAGTTGGGTCTCTGGGATTGACGCGGAAGATCACCGCACCGTCCGCTTGCAGCTGGAAAAGTCCGGCGGCGGTCGGGTTCAGATTCAGTTGCTCCGCGACGTCGCTTGGGTAGAAGCCGCAGGCTGCGTCGTCGGCGAGACAATCTTCCTCAACATGCCGGAATTGGGGGCGGAAGGAATCGCCGACGTGCTGGCGATCGAACCTTGCCCGCCGCTGGAAACGCTGCCGGCCGATTGCAACCCCAGTCAGTACCGCCTTGTCACCGGCACGATTCAACATGAATCAGGCGAAACGCTTGATCTCAAACTAACGAGCGAACCAGCCCCAATCGGCGTCACCCCCTCCCACCCCATCTGGTCGGTCGACCAACAAGACTGGATCAACGCCGCCGACCTAAAACCAGGCGAAACCGTCAAAACCTTGACCGGCACGTCTAAAGTCGAAACAATTAGCGAAAGGGAAGCCGCTGAACCGGTTTACAATATTGAGGTCGAGGGGGACCATGTTTACCGAATAGGCGACAGCGGCGTGCTGGTGCACAATGCGTCATCAAAGGAGTGTGGCCTCTTTGGGGAACGTTTTGGAGCAGTACCGAAATATACGACCGAAGCAGCTGGCAATTCTGGCAAAAGTCGAACGACGCTAATGCAAGCCAGACTAACTAAGGATCGAATCAAGAACGGCGAGGAACCGAAGGTTTATCCACCTGGCTGGCCTGATGGTATCAATCTTCCGGGTTTGACGAGAATTGCGCGAGGGCACATACTTGTTAACAATCTAGGCGGCAAAGGGAGATGCCCGAAACCTTGTTCCGATTTGTCAAGTGACAACCAATTTAGACATGTGGAACAAAGCGGAAAAATTGGTAAGAGACAGAGTTAGAGACGACGGATATACCGTAGATTATGAAGTGCAGCTCACCTATTTGAAAGCGAACCCTCACACACGGCGATTGCGCCATGATGGGTTGTCTGCGATACTGAGGCAATGGCGGTCAGGTGATTTCGTGACGGAGGTTGTTGCGGCCTGATTGGGTATTCTCAGGTGCCTTTCTCATGTCGTCACGTTCGCCCATTTCTCTGCAAGAGTGCTTTGCCAATTTGACCGATCCGCGGACTCGTAAGGTGACTTATCCGTTAACCAACATCGTGACTATCGCGCTGTGTGCGGTGATGACTGGGGCGGATGATTTTGTGGCCATCGCCGACTGGGCCGAGATGAAGAGAGAGTGGCTGGGGAAGTTTCTCGATTTGAGTTCCGGCATCCCTTCGCACGATCGCTTTAACGCCATCTTTGCTTCGCTGAATCCGGCTGAGTTTGAGAAGTGTTTGCTGACTTGGATCACCGCCTTGCACGAAATCACCAACGGGCAGATCATCGCGATTGACGGCAAGACGCTGCGGCGAAGCTTCGACAAGGCCAGCAGCAAGGCGGCCATTCACATGGTCAGTGCCTGGGCAACTGCCAACCACGTGAGTCTCGGCCAGGTAGTAACCGACGCGAAGAGCAACGAGATCACCGCGATTCCCAAACTG is from Bremerella sp. JC817 and encodes:
- a CDS encoding Hint domain-containing protein; this encodes MKAVHAFWRRQVTRDHFFLAGTLVARPATKQPIEQIPLGVYVHSLTAAERTEFGFDASWVSGIDAEDHRTVRLQLEKSGGGRVQIQLLRDVAWVEAAGCVVGETIFLNMPELGAEGIADVLAIEPCPPLETLPADCNPSQYRLVTGTIQHESGETLDLKLTSEPAPIGVTPSHPIWSVDQQDWINAADLKPGETVKTLTGTSKVETISEREAAEPVYNIEVEGDHVYRIGDSGVLVHNASSKECGLFGERFGAVPKYTTEAAGNSGKSRTTLMQARLTKDRIKNGEEPKVYPPGWPDGINLPGLTRIARGHILVNNLGGKGRCPKPCSDLSSDNQFRHVEQSGKIGKRQS